A region of the Bombyx mori chromosome 22, ASM3026992v2 genome:
GTCAACACTTCATCTAAAACATTAGGTTTGCAATGGTGTTGCAATGTTGATATGCTTTCTTTTTCCATTAATATTGACATCTGTAGTAAAATTACAAAGCATCACGTGTTGTCGGTTGTAAGTCAAATTTTCGACCCACTAGGCCTGGTAAGTCCGTGCGTTGTCGAAGCAAAAATTCTCATGCAACGACTTTGGATCGACAAGTACAACTGGGACGACGTAGTGTCTCAAGAACTTAGGGATCTTTGGTCTTCCTTTACTAGTACTTTATCTTCTCTTAATTAGCTGAAGATACCTAGATTTATTTCATGTAGTGACTCGACAAATAACGAAATTCATGTCTTTTGCGACGCTTCAGAGAAGGTTTACGGTGCGTGTCTTTATATCCGTTCAATTAAAGCTTCAGGGTCTATTTGCGTACGACTTTTGGCTTCAAAAAGTCGCATAGCTCCTATTAAGCCCACCACAATACCGCGACTTGAGCTTTGCGGAGCGTTAGCAGCTACAAGACTGTGTACCAAAGTTCGTGACTCTCTAACCATGCGTATAGACAACGTTTATTTCTGGTGCGATTCCACAATTGTATTGGCGTGGTTGTCGACGTCGCCTAATCAACTTAAGCCTTTTGTGCGCAACAGAGTCAACGAAATTCAAGAGAGTACGATTGGTTGTACTTGGAGCTACGTGCCGTCGAAGGACAACCCGGCGGATCTTGTTTCCCGTGGACTGAAGGCTGATGCTATCAGCACCAGTTCGCTGTGGTGGTCGGGCCCGTCTTATCTATTTAAATCACAAGAATATTGGCCACAAAAACCCAATATGAAACAAGATCTACCAGACGTAGTTTGTCATGTAGTTAGTAGTAATGTCGATACGCTTCATACTAATAAAACTCATGGTAGTTCCATAATTCATCATCTTATTactaaatattcaaatttacgCTATTTACAAAGAGTAGTTGCTTACATACTTAGAGCgatatataactttaaaaacaaatcaaataaaaatatagctaaTCTTTCTAATGAAGAACTACAAATCTCATTAAATCTCATTATACATAATGCTCAACTTCAAATGTTCCCCGaagaatattttatattgaaatcaGGGAAGTCCCTACCACGTAGCAGTCGTCTTATTTCATTAACACCATTTATAGATAGTTATTCAATTTTACGCGTTGGTGGTAGGCTTGACAACTCCCCATATGACTTTAATATAAAACACCCTATAGTTCTTTGCAGTAAACACGCTTTGACTAAATTAATATTCCATTTTGAACATTTGCATCTCTTACATGCTGGACCACAGCTCTTACTAACTCACATACGCCAGAGTTACTGGCCCTTAGGAGGCAGAAATCTGTCTAAGACTGTCGTCAGAAACTGCTTAAAATGTTTTAGGTATAGAGCACAAAATGTTCAACCCATCATGGGTCAATTACCTAAAACTCGTACTGATTTACAATTTCCTTTCTTGAATTGTAGTGCGGATTATGCTGGGCCAATTTTGATCGCTGATCGTAAAGGGCGAGGCTGTAAATTAGTAAAATCATACTTATGCATTTTTGTGTGCCTTGCAGTAAAAGCTGTTCATATCGAGCTCGTCACCGCATTGTCATCGGACGCGTACATAGCTGCTCTCAAAAGATTCGTGTCTCGTCGAGGCAAGCCCCGCAGCATATGGTCCGACAATGGGACAAATTTTGTTGGTGCTTGCAACGAACTCAAAAGCGTCCTTTCAAACTCAGACATTGCGtcattcatgtctcaagaaggcatagattttaatttttctccaccttattcccCTCATTTTAATGGTCTGGCTGAAGCAGCGGTTAAGGCCACTAAAGGCCATCTCAAAAAACTCCTCAGTCTTACTCACCTCACGTATGAAGAAATGTCTTCGTGCTTATGTCAAATTGAGGCCATTCTAAATTCCCGTCCACTTACTCCTATTTCCTCTGATCCGTTAGATTTAACTGCCCTTACTCCTGCTCACTTTCTGATTGGACGACCGCTCACGTCAGTTCCGCACCCGCAGATTACCGACGGCAACATCACGCGCTTGGAGCGCTACCAACGAGTGGAACTCATCAGGCAGCATTTTTGGAAGCGCTTTATTAATGAATACATTACTCTGCTGCAGCAGAAATCTAAATGGTCCACCTCTACAGGGAGCTTGATACCAGGGACGCTAGTCCTTGTGAAGGACAGGACGCTACCGGCACTGTTGTGGCCTTTGGGCCGCATTACCAAGACGTATCCGGGCAGCGACGGCATCACACGGGTCGCAGAGGTCAAGACGAGGACGGGGACCGTGGTGGCGAGGCTTCAACTCCATCTGCCCCCTCCCTCTTCATTGAAGTACCCATACATACTTCAACCCGGGCAGTCTGTCGATGCACGGACATCGACGATCGCGCGGCGCGGGCGCCGGGAGGAGGACAGCGGCGCGGGGTAGCGGATTGACACCGGCTTCGTCACTTCGTGCAGCAACGCCGCCCGCGACACTTACTTGTTTATCTTGTTTTACTCTTTTTATAAACTTACCAAATACTACAGtccactcttttattttatatatcacCGGTTTACCCCAGAGCAGTTCGAGACAGACTATTTTCGCCCAAAAAAACAGACTCGGTTGATTAATAGAACTCGCCGAGCTTTTTGTCGTAATCGaagagtttgacgaggacggtggccggtgcttgagagacctaaaggcaccgagagtgaatccgggggatccgacaaaacatgtttcgggcgacagCGGCTCTGggttgccccgtcgcggtcgAATAAGTAATTaacggcggccacgataagagggttttcgtgtcgcgccgctttgtcaaagtagcgttctgacgcttcgTTAAGATACTTAGGTTCGGTACTAATTTAAgatcgtcgtgaagatctacaATCAATCAATACAATCACAAAAAGATTGAACAACTGTACCCCTCGGTTCCCAGACGGTTTTTACAtctattttttcttcttattcAATCTTCTGGTTTTAATAACGGTGTATGGGACAGACCGACACTCAATCCATGAGACTAGGTCCTCAAGAGACCATTCTACACGAATTTATCTCACGACACCCATCCTGGAAACTTGAAAGCGTGGAATAATTGCTGACAAATAGTTAAATGAAAGCCTCGTTATATGCTCTAAAAATAATAGCAGCCCTATTTCTAccatgtttttaatttgatcTACCCCTGAAACCTTACCATTGTAAATAATTTGTCACCATCTGAACGAGTTTTTTTCtctctacctaagctgatgtcCCTGAggggccatttcagcgtaactagtaggtgagctcacggagctcaaacctgacgacgttgctaagactaagcctagcaagagcagtgcttcgcagaacctaccaccggatcggaaacgtgaccaactcagaatatccggcgagaaactttaTGGGTAAATTAAAaaccagacacagcccactcagtttcagcgaagtagtagtagtagtaaattgAGCGAAGGCCTGCCCTTGCTACGGCTAGCGTTAGCAAACTAGCCAGGctgagccacgtgagctcgcctactcgtTTCAAGGATAGGAGGTAAAAAAAATCAGGTAGGTACTAACCGCTTGTTTGGTGGCTATTCGATAAAAATCAGGACATCGTGCCGTGTGAATGAGAAAACGAATACGTTAAAGTTCATTCGATTTGCTTATAAGTATATactagtatttattttatactttattataatttatagaaatcATACAAGTTCTGTCTGCTATGAACACAATGAcaaagccaaatcggtcgaacCGTTCTCTGAGAAATATAGGGTATAGACAAGCAAATAACCACGGCAACTGAATGACAATGTATCCGCGTGTCTTCTTTTCCGGCATAGGAATTAACTGCTTGGACTAGTGAACGAGTGGCGAGTCTTCTTTATGTAATATTACTGCTTGATTACTGATGATAAAGCGTCTTATGATCTcccactggtaggtaccaccaccctgcttatttcagtcgagaagcaataatgcgtttcggtttgaagggtggacaaCAGCTGCGATGTAAAAGTTGAAACTcaggactcatgtctcaaggtagctgCATTTATGTTATTATTCTCTATAGGCTCTAGTAGCCATATCAAACCAGATGGCTGAGAGCtgtccaccatctaagcaatataaaaacatGACCCGCGGATGCATTGCGTCATTGGGACACtggcaaaaaaaatttatcgtaTCCGAAAGAATGATGTTGgtgcattaaaaaatatttattaattactttattctctattgtattatattgtctaatacaataacaatgataaaataatacgtgattaaataatgatttaaatacATCGTTGACATTTTACATGTTAGGATATTAATATTTCCGTACATGGCGTGAATAACTTGACAAGTCGACTAATATCAAATTTTAAGTTATAGCAGAATTGTCGTCCAGATTACTTGTTTTTTATGGGGAATAAATGAGTAACTCGATTCTCTCACGTATTTTTGGGATATCGCACTTGTGAATTACTAAACAACTCTGTTTCCAACGAGAACATAATGACATTTAGATATATCTAAACATattagtgttatttatttaattaactcaaCACGTTAAGTTATTTACGCCACATAATTAAATGAACTAACAGAATACCTTTAGATGATCAATTATTCACATAGCCCATAATTGTGTTCGCGACTATACATATTCGGTTGTCAAGTTATTACCGGCATAaaaaagcataataatattcagAAAAAAGAAAGGATAAAGATGAAGCAAAGTGCAACTTATCCAGTCGAACATATACATATGATCTTCAGCAGTGCTTACCCACCCCCTATCTTAAAACttctgtttctttttataaACGACCGCTATGGTCCTACAATCTCACAATCCATGATTTAGCAACTAATAAGGCTACATGTTACATGTAGGACGAAACCATCGGTGCTCGTCAAATCGCGTCGTGTCTGTGGCATTTTCTTCAGATTCAAAAGTTTTACAGGTCACATTTTATTCAGATACATATGGAggccaaaacaaaaataatacgaGTGCAATGATGTTCATGTATTTACTTCATGTGTATCCAACGCTAGAAACTATTAATCACAAGTTTCTTGGATTGTGATTCACATGATGTATGATTCGGATTATGCCTTGATTGAGAGAACCAAACAGAAAAGGCGACTTAAAATTAACTATCTATTTTAATGACTGGGTGCAACTCATAAGATCTTGTAATATTAATAACGCATATGCCATTGTACCAATTAAGTGCGAAAATTTCCTAAATTAAGTTCGAAAAAAGAGCCATTCACGTTTTAAAAAAGACAGTTCCGAAGATAAATTCTTGCGGCAAACTGTAAAATGGCTGCAATACAAAAAACCTATTGGAGAAATACGTTTCAAGATAGATTTGACAATGGAAGCTCTTTTAAGGTAATCAACTTTCAGAAAAGGAGCAAATATAATATAGACATAACGTCTATAACGTCCAGATAGAAGTTGTCTCCAAAGACATCTTGCCAGTAAGTGCAGAAAAGAGAAGAATTTGGTGGATTTATTACCTTTAATAGACACAGCATttcacgatttttataaaaacataaagacTGACAACCCACCAAAAAATGCCACGACTTAGATACTGAAGACCCTGATTTAGAGGGAAACGGAAAAGAACAGAAAGAATAATATGATAGTAATTCCAGAAGCAGAATAATTTCagtttcttttaattaataaaaaataaaattaagtacaagTTTTGGGTTTTAGTTCGAGATTGATCAATTCAAATGGCTTATTATTACATCATCattttcctgcccttctcccagtcacctggggtcggcgcaacttgttttctccttccatactcctctctCATATAGcttttcttcgctcactcttacacatattgtctttcacgcaatccatccatttcatcttaggtctacctcttcgtCTATATGcttccacatttatagttaacactctcttaccaacctcattttcatttcgtctcagcacattttttttattgcgtagatgggtggatgagctcacagtccacctggtgttaagtggttactggagcccatagccatctacatcgtaaatgcgccacccaccttgagatataagttctaaggtctcacatgtccataccatcccatcaCATCCCATCTCACCATCCAACCACCATCAAATGgctattacatatttatgtattttttttaaatctcttatGTAAACAATCTTATTACTTTTCacggattttaataaattgcttaAGTGAATAAATTGACAAGTCGTCGGTGAGCAACttgatatgtaatttttttcttgattaAAACGTTAATTGATTATTATACTTACACTGTGTGAAAATTCCGATGAAATTACTTAAATAcgcataaaaattatataaaaggaTAAGAAAATAGATTTACCAATAATATGTAAACTTAAAAATGGCTGCCCTGAAAAGTATGCATTTTCGACTTGTCAATGTATTCACGCCGTGTACGGATTTGTCACTGCCTAATCAAACATTTAAATAGAATAACATGAatcaataatttgaataaatttagtaccattttaaaaacaccaaaGTAATTATTACCTCTCAGAAAAGCAACTTATATTATTaagaaaactcaaaaaaaaaaacttttaaaaatcctaggtttaaaaagtatttagaaatgtttttcatgtataatatatttggtATACCATAATAACTTCcctatttttacgttttaactGTGCGTTGACAATCTACGATTGTACATGTTCGCGCAATGCTATTTTGTTGGCCTTCTCTCCAAAGCCACCTGGCATCCGTTCACTGACTTCATCATGATGTCCAGTTTGACTCTAATTTGAGGAACAGGACCTTTCTCCGGTTCACCTACTACCTTGTATCTCCGCAGTATCGCAGACAAAGAAGTCTTTATCGAAATCATTGCATACTGATAACCTGCGAAAATATAAAACGAACCAATTCACGTGTTACAACTTCATACAaccaaaattaatttcattaaatttaaaaaaatagtaaatgaTATGTTAACTTGAACACTGGCATAAGCAACTGTCAAGATACCACAACAACAAGGAACTTCTTGTTCCGTGGAGACGAGAAGATTAAGCGCAAAGGCTCTAACGACGTGGATATCTTGGTATGAGCACGGTACTCACCCAGGCAATTCCTAGGACCGCTACTGAACGGCATGTAGCAGCACGGGTGCTCGACATTAAAACGCTCCGGTAGAAACCTGTCTGGGTCGAAGTATTCCGCCTCCGGACCCCAGTACTTTGGGTCTCTGTGAATTCCCCAGATAGAAACCACTACTCCTGAACCGGCAGGCAAAATGTTACCGGATGCTAAAATGAAGGGATTAATACCATTAATGAGCTGAAGAACATTTTTCAACCAGTCTTGCGACTATTCTGGTCGATCTTAGGACAGCTACTTGCTATGTACAGCTATGTGTACGCGAAGGACTTCCgctgtatttttataaataaaaagcttaCGACTTCGACCTTGTTTTCCACAGACGGTGTTGATGTTGTAATACCCATAAAGTCCCTGTCCGCCAAACAATAATTGGATCTCATCCACATCAAAAACACTCTCAAGGAAAAGGACAAATTCTAAAGTAAATTTTTAAGTTTACCTGGACGATAACATGGTTACAACTACAAACATTAATTACAGAGTACTTTCACCAGATAGAAATGAAATCATTCGATTTGtaaagttaaattaatatttaattaatcgcAGTTCTACATTAATTTGTGTAAGTACTAGAATACTTTTTAGTACTTTTTTCATGCGAGAAATTGTAATATCAACGGATTGTAAGAAACAGTAGGAACCGagaaaaactaaaatatgtaCTGTTAAAATTTACGACTAGTTCAGTGGTATTTAGAACGAGAAACgagaaaataacatattaataaagaaaaataacgcTATAATGGGAATACTGCATTATCAATCCTCAAATAATGAATTCGCCGTATCTATTTCTATTTCAAAACTAAAGAGTGAGAGTGATGCTAGTCAATCTATTCTTAGTCTATTTGTGACGAAAAAATAAATGTCTTCATCTACTTACGTAGCGTAATATCTTCCAAAACTTTTCTTATAATAAACGGAACTGGAGGGAATAATCTGAGAGACTCCTTCACAACTCTCtccaaatatttcattttttctaAATCTTCCTTAACTAAAGGTCGTTCCGAATCGCCGAACACTGCGCATAATCTACAAAGAGTACATCGTACAAAAGGAATCTTATAAACTAGAATATGAAAcgtctaataaaaatttacgcatcaactagcgacccgccctcgcttcgcttcggaaacattaaattttattattgatagctgagtcccgcgatgttacccgcagttattgtcgtaccgtgggtgacaccgcggggcgaagctagtctaaaaaaagtagcctaagctactccttatatcatcagctacctatcagtgaaagttcaATATtgcaaacagacactccaattttatttatatgtatagattaaaaacGTAAATTCTTTTCGTTTTCTGGAACAAACATCGCCAGGAtcttacaaaaagaaaaaaactttattattattatttgtacgaCATTTATTGATGTCGTTTTATACTGCCTGTGTCATTGCACATTCTTGTGAAGCAATATTTAACGATATCCAGCGGTTTTGTACCTTTAAATAATAACTGGATAAATTCATAAGAATTATCAGACCACACCTAACTACGAAAATACTTACTCTTTGTAAACTTTTTCCTGTATTTCAGGATATTTTGATAACAGCTCTAGTGTGAATCCAATGGTGACTGCAGACGTATCTGTGCCTGCTACTGTCAATGTCAGCACTTCTTCTCGTAGTTCAATGTTAGTATAACCTTTTTCAGCTCCAGATAATGTAATGAGGAGATCAAGAAATGTCTTACTTTTGTATGATCCTAAGTCTGGTGGAAATCAACatagttatatatttatttaatacttactagctgatccggcaggcttcgtagtgcctcaatcgataaataaaagacctaaacttttgtataaaataaacttaaacaaacaaaaggaatccgtccgacgggggacacatcaaaggaaaaacaaaattgttatttttatttaattccgagcattttcatatttatctaccttttaaaccttctcaggacttccacaaataattcaagaccaaaattagccaaatcggtttagccgttctggagttttagcgagactaacgaacagcaattcatttttatatatagagataataataatcagtTTCATACTAAAGGTTAATTGATCATTACATAGACACCTTCCGTGGTGTACCCATGAAATTGTATATTCTTAAAATGTATTAGggctattgaaattttattatgagTCATTTTAATTGACAGTGCTTTGAGTACGAATGTTTCGACTCGAAACATCGAAGTCCTTAAATCCTCAGTTTCTCACCCGTGTACAAAAATTGTCGAtggaaaaattattaaaacatacaATTCTGAATTCATGAGACGAAAACTTAACCAAAGAACGAGATGATTAGTCACAGTTCGAGCTaacattttgtattattaaatataactaTGTATGTAGTTTGGTTTTGTCACAAAAGTTCGAACACAAACACTACCTTAAACAAACTGTTTGACTTTTGATGTTTGTAGAAAATATTAACTGAGAAACAAGCGTAGttaaatttacaaacaaaaaaaacaggttATTTCAAATGCCCTTGCTTATTTTGAACGCAGTCCTACTACCGTTACAGTTTTGAGATTTCCAATACTTTTCTATTAGTTAGTCGACATGAGAAAAGGAGAAGGTTTTCCAATTtgagtatatttttaatgtatactCGGAACTTTTCGAGGTTAaacgatttcgatgattattttttatatgaaagcTGGTACTGCTGGTGTAATAACCGTAATACTATATAATGACATTAGGGCTAAAGATACGTCGCGGCACTCATGTTGTGATTTCTATGGGTTTCATTACCATTTAAAGACAGGTGGACCATGAGTTTATTCACCAAATCAACAACTCATTTTTTTAACATGCTAGAAGACTAGATAACTAGTCAggaattaattgtattaatagggtacttgaaaaataattttattcatttcaaaTGATAATAATGAATGCTTCCGTGAgtagttgaaatagccccttaggctaccaacgattaggtaggggaaaaaataagCAGCAGTGTACGTACCATACTTATAATCAACTTTTGTGCCAGAATTATTTTCTGTCCTAAtttcttctctttttttttgtattgcctatAAATAAACATTGGTTGTAGCGGTGATCGCGGGATAGTAGAAATCGCGACATCAATTTCAATCTAATCTTGCATATTTATTGCAATAtcataaattgtaaatataggtataaattattcttttattgtccttgtaggcagactagcatacggcccacctgatggtaagtggttaccactttaatatttttcttttttcaaactattttatataccatACCACACTATATCAATAATCGTCTCCCTCTCTATATTAAGCGTATAAGATCGAACTTTAATTTACTAGGTCAGATGGGCTAAGCGGAGGCGGCGCCGGATCCTAGCGGCTCATCCGCCTGTTACTGAGAGCTGTCTTTATTACTGAGAGCTGTCTTTATTACTGAGAGCTGTCTCTATTACTGAGAGCTGTCTCTATTACTGAGAGAGAGCTCTTGTGCCGAAACCAGTCCCATTGAGAAAGAAAGCTTGGTTTTAGAACAGGCTAAGTGCGGTTCCTCTCCCATCTCAGTCTCAGTACGTGGCATAAAAACCAACTTTGAATAAACGGCCTAACCTCGCCGTCTCGACCTCGCCCTAAACTCGGaaccaataaaacattttaattctaCTTACCTcatcaacaaaatcgtatagcAATTTTTTACCCTTCTGGTGCTCATGAAAGACAGGAAAAAGCTTGAATAGCCAGGTCGGTTGCAGCCACAAATGAAATATCCTCATACAGACAATATTAAGCATACGATTCAAAGATTTCAAGAAAATTGAATCATTATCCCCTTGTGCATTGACTTTTACACCCATTGCCGTTTCTGAAGAAAGAAATGCGTgcaagaagttatactttatttttattaaatttatttctttttttatttatattcaataattaataataaatatttaacgttaataatttaataatatttagtatgaattatattaaataataattttgtcatattttatattactaaaaaatgaatactaataacacttttttttacgaatgtacatgcgcgaaagttcacctgcggctatattcagactcgccaagttacgtcggtcgtattgtaatgagcgatttagtgggcaatttcatttctgttaatttgttgttaaattgtcacggtgcgcgcgcatcgtaaaatttcactctcataaatttttcataacgcgcctaaagaagtataacttcaaaaatgtcAATAACATTAATACGAATTCCACTACTTAACACTAAATTGTGCCATTAAGCTGCCGCTTCTACAAATAGTAGAACAGATTTAATTGCTTCTAAAGATACCTCACCTCATATcaaatagtataaaacaattcaatttaaacTGTAACTTGCCACAGATAGAGTCCAATGTGTAAGCGTTTAGAAAAGGCCATGAGCTGAACTTCCCTGTGCCGACACATTTACCCAAATTTGAAGCAAGCTTCTCACTTTGCTCGGAGATTATTCCTACAAAACTCTGAACTATTTTGGGACTGAACGCTGGCACCATAATTTTCCGACGTCTTCGCCAAATGGACACTAAAATTTAATGCGATAAACATTTATTTGAGAATGATGTAGAAGCTATTCTGATAATCGTAATATAATGGTTATCTGGGATTTTAGAAACTAAAATCACTCTGCATAGGTGTAAGTCttagaatgaaaataatttgtctACCCATGATGTTGTCGTTTTACGATAATGAcctttgaaaagtaatttatttatggcTGGCAatcaattctaaattcaaatgaatttcaattttgaaaaactagaattaaattttaaaattcagtcaatgtttattgattagtgttttgttttcactacacGTGTTTTATTGTTTCAGCAATTTGGATAAAAAACAACGAGAAATTATGGAATTCGAGTTCTATCACAGTAGCAATGCTACACAAAGAGCTCTAAGAAATCCAAGTCATCAAGTTTGTGATTATTTGCGTGATCAAAAAATTTACccatttttgttcttttttcgggccgggggtcgtacctcctacgaggtcgTACGTTCGCCTAGGGGGCCCGTGAGTATGTGGGACTGATCCGCGATTGCGAACCGCGGGctcaaggatatttttaggttcctaccgcactaagcgactcccctgcactcttacattCGACGTCCGATTtccgcccggggtcagaacccgctCAGAGTAGGGGGTTCCCGCGATCAatctacaaccagactcgcggcgccacccccaggacgcccgaccgacgggtcgtcatggcgatagtcgacgaccaataaagccagtctccgcggtacggcggcctgggcgatgccgctggtgttccgggatacctcgCTGGGTAAGAAAAACGGAACAAGATACACCACCGACCGGGtcgctcttccacagtatgttcggcatCCGCAGCAGACGACGCGCCGTCCCATCCTCcgggtgccagcgcgctagtgACCGTAGCGTGCGGCGCAACCTCGACCCCCTCaagtcgccccgtgaccatcaccttGAGGAGACTGCCTCACAGAGGCCAGAGACTCTCGTATTGGATACGATAGTAACAATGCCCTCTCTCGCACTACAAACCCAGTGTACctccagcactcaatccgtggaccccgtttaaataaaattagtaggCAGCGAGGTCGAACGCAGAGCCTTTTTGCCACACTCGGAGGCATTACCCCGATGAAGAGACAACACCGAAGACCTGCATCCTCGCAAGGCCCCTCGCATTATCAAATTTTTACCCCCCCAACTCATCGTGATATTGGCATCTATTTTCCATCCTGCTATGACGAattgcatctttcccgcggtgtggaaaaaAGCGGACGTTCTCAGCATAGATAAATCCAGTAAATCATAAAACCATCCGAccagttaccgcccgatta
Encoded here:
- the LOC101741867 gene encoding cytochrome P450 4V2, producing the protein MIVILLIVLVLGWFSVFRYRRRNMYKLAAAIPDVDERIPLLGIAHKFTGNTEEIMTVLQKHSYNSMKHNGLAKGWLGHVLYFTLLNPVDMEVVLKTCLEKDDLHRFMRVVIGYGGIFAPVSIWRRRRKIMVPAFSPKIVQSFVGIISEQSEKLASNLGKCVGTGKFSSWPFLNAYTLDSICETAMGVKVNAQGDNDSIFLKSLNRMLNIVCMRIFHLWLQPTWLFKLFPVFHEHQKGKKLLYDFVDEAIQKKREEIRTENNSGTKVDYKYDLGSYKSKTFLDLLITLSGAEKGYTNIELREEVLTLTVAGTDTSAVTIGFTLELLSKYPEIQEKVYKELCAVFGDSERPLVKEDLEKMKYLERVVKESLRLFPPVPFIIRKVLEDITLPSGNILPAGSGVVVSIWGIHRDPKYWGPEAEYFDPDRFLPERFNVEHPCCYMPFSSGPRNCLGYQYAMISIKTSLSAILRRYKVVGEPEKGPVPQIRVKLDIMMKSVNGCQVALERRPTK
- the LOC119630238 gene encoding uncharacterized protein LOC119630238, with the translated sequence MSQHSEDLDTLIKRRGAIKAKLTIFRNYIKPLSSFSSLTDLQRFELEGRYERIQCLYNDFDKLQTEIETLLDAPDDDFKSRCEFEDQYHPTVALARSLLSATTNSEGSAMVRVRGADGTKHPARVLLDNVKAVHIELVTALSSDAYIAALKRFVSRRGKPRSIWSDNGTNFVGACNELKSVLSNSDIASFMSQEGIDFNFSPPYSPHFNGLAEAAVKATKGHLKKLLSLTHLTYEEMSSCLCQIEAILNSRPLTPISSDPLDLTALTPAHFLIGRPLTSVPHPQITDGNITRLERYQRVELIRQHFWKRFINEYITLLQQKSKWSTSTGSLIPGTLVLVKDRTLPALLWPLGRITKTYPGSDGITRVAEVKTRTGTVVARLQLHLPPPSSLKYPYILQPGQSVDARTSTIARRGRREEDSGAG